In Quercus robur chromosome 10, dhQueRobu3.1, whole genome shotgun sequence, a genomic segment contains:
- the LOC126703675 gene encoding UDP-glycosyltransferase 92A1-like, translating to MVSRDHIVMLPYMAHGHLMPLLALARQIQQRTGFTITIASTKLNIQYLRSTISTDSNSQSLFNIRFAELPFNSTDHDLPPNSENTENLSLGNIGKLFHASISLKDPVLHLVNDIIHQEGKPPLCIISDVFFGWATELAKSVNTVNITFTTGGAYGTLAYVSIWLNLPHRSSDSDEFKVPGFPESYRFHRSQLHQYIRDADGEDLWSRFMQTQISQSCGSIGWLCNSVEEIEPLGFDLLRKYLRLPVWSVGPLIPPALLKNTSSSGFSFSKQHAGKRPGLTTEKCIEWLDLHGPDSVLYISFGSQNTIGLSQMMELAIGLEDSGVSFIWVIRPPIGFDMKSEFRDEWLPEGFEERMKQSKRGLLVRNWAPQLDILSHKSTGAFLSHCGWNSVLESLSQGVPILGWPMAAEQAYNSKMLMEEMGVSVELTRGSQGIIVGKEVKRVIELVLEKEGKGKDMRNKAVEVKKQLRAAVSDETQNKGSSVKAMDDFVRTILSKSQEEAASIEVQK from the coding sequence ATGGTTTCTCGTGATCATATTGTGATGCTACCATACATGGCCCATGGCCATCTCATGCCATTGCTAGCACTAGCAAGACAGATCCAACAAAGAACTGGATTCACCATCACCATTGCCAGCACCAAGCTCAACATTCAATACCTCCGTTCCACCATTTCAACTGACTCAAATTCACAATCCCTCTTCAACATCAGATTTGCTGAGCTTCCATTCAACAGCACTGACCATGACTTACCACCCAACTCTGAGAACACTGAGAACTTGTCTCTCGGCAACATAGGAAAGCTCTTTCATGCATCAATCAGTCTCAAGGACCCTGTCTTGCACCTTGTCAATGATATCATCCACCAAGAAGGGAAACCTCCGCTCTGTATAATATCAGACGTGTTCTTTGGGTGGGCCACAGAGCTTGCAAAGAGTGTAAACACTGTGAATATTACATTCACCACTGGTGGTGCCTATGGCACCTTGGCTTACGTTTCTATTTGGCTCAACCTACCACATCGCTCATCAGATTCTGATGAGTTCAAAGTCCCGGGGTTCCCTGAAAGCTACCGTTTTCATCGCTCTCAACTTCATCAATATATAAGAGATGCAGATGGTGAGGACTTGTGGTCTAGATTTATGCAGACACAGATTTCACAATCTTGTGGGTCTATTGGTTGGTTGTGTAACTCAGTTGAGGAAATTGAACCATTGGGGTTCGATCTTCTGAGAAAGTATCTCAGACTTCCTGTTTGGTCTGTTGGGCCTCTTATTCCTCCAGCGTTACTTAAGAATACATCATCTtcaggtttttctttttctaaacaACATGCTGGAAAAAGACCAGGACTCACTACTGAAAAATGCATTGAGTGGCTTGATTTGCACGGTCCTGATTCGGTTCTTTACATTTCTTTTGGCTCGCAAAACACTATTGGTTTGTCCCAAATGATGGAATTAGCTATTGGGTTGGAGGATAGTGGAGTATCTTTCATTTGGGTCATAAGGCCACCCATTGGTTTCGACATGAAAAGTGAGTTCAGAGATGAATGGTTACCAGAAGGGTTTGAAGAAAGAATGAAGCAAAGCAAACGAGGGTTGTTAGTGCGTAACTGGGCACCCCAGTTGGACATTCTGTCACACAAATCCACAGGAGCATTTCTAAGCCATTGTGGATGGAACTCTGTATTGGAGAGCTTAAGCCAAGGTGTGCCTATTCTAGGATGGCCTATGGCGGCTGAGCAAGCTTACAACTCAAAGATGCTGATGGAGGAGATGGGTGTGAGTGTAGAGTTGACCAGAGGGAGTCAAGGAATTATTGTGGGGAAAGAGGTGAAGAGGGTCATTGAATTGGTTTTGGAAAAAGAGGGTAAAGGCAAGGATATGAGGAATAAGGCTGTTGAGGTTAAAAAGCAGTTGAGGGCAGCGGTAAGTGATGAGACACAGAATAAGGGTTCTTCTGTTAAAGCAATGGATGACTTTGTGAGAACCATTCTTTCCAAGAGTCAAGAGGAAGCAGCGTCAATTGaggttcaaaaataa